In Chroicocephalus ridibundus chromosome 4, bChrRid1.1, whole genome shotgun sequence, one genomic interval encodes:
- the LARGE2 gene encoding xylosyl- and glucuronyltransferase LARGE2: MLRSWRVKLKLLLATVTLAILLSWLYLFVGSLEYGRFLLLPPCLGEQPSRDVEREALASRVRKVEEENQQLRLRLGQAQAESSDASPQWGVSAEDGDPPRGERSNRTACPKQRTVHKCELLHVAIVCAGHNASRDVVTLVKSILFHRKNPLHFHFITDSVAHQILQTLFQSWMVPSVHVSFYNADDLKPEVSWIPNKHYSGIYGLMKLTLTKALPSNLSKVIVLDTDITFATDIAELWAVFGKFSDKQVIGLVENQSDWYLGNLWKNHKPWPALGRGFNTGVILLLLDRLRRLGWEQMWRLTAERELMSMLSTSLADQDIFNAVIKQDPSLVYRLPCFWNVQLSDHTRSEQCYTEVSDLKVIHWNSPKKLRVKNKHVEFFRNLYLTFLEYDGNLLRRELFGCASLPSPPSNQLQQALEELDEDDPCYDFRRQHLTQHRVHLFFLQYEFLALPDPTDVTLVAQLSMDRLQMLEAICKHWAGPISLALYMSDAEAQQFLRYAQASEVLSARRNVAYHIVYKEGQFYPINLLRNVALANTQTPYVFLTDIDFLPMYGLYDYLRNSIQQLELPQRKAALIVPAFETLHYRLTFPKSKAELLSMLDMGSLYTFRYHVWPKGHAPTDYAKWRTATVPYRVSWQPDFEPYVVVRRDCPKYDQRFVGFGWNKVSHIMELDAQEYELLVLPNAFMIHMPHAPSFDISKFRLSAGYRGCLQTLREEFHQDLSRRYGAAALKYLTAERSL, translated from the exons ATGTTGCGCTCCTGGCGCGTGAAGCTGAAGCTGCTGCTCGCCACAGTGACCCTGGCCATCCTCCTCTCCTGGCTCTACCTCTTTGTGGGCAGCCTTGAAT ACGGCCgcttcctcctgctgccgcccTGCCTGGGCGAGCAGCCGAGCCGGGACGTGGAGCGGGAGGCGCTGGCCTCCCGGGTGCgcaaggtggaggaggagaaccAGCAGCTGCGGCTGCGGCTCGGCCAGGCACAGGCGGAGAGCAGCGATGCCAGCCCGCAGTGGGGGGTCTCCGCCGAggacggggacccccccaggggcGAGAGGAGCAACCGCACAGCCTGCCCCAAGCAGCGGACGGTGCACAAGTGTGAG CTCCTGCACGTTGCGATTGTGTGCGCCGGGCACAACGCGAGCCGGGATGTGGTCACCCTGGTGAAATCCATCCTCTTCCACAG GAAAAACCCCCTCCACTTTCACTTCATCACTGACTCGGTGGCCCACCAGATCCTCCAGACGCTCTTCCAGTCCTGGATGGTGCCCTCCGTCCATGTCAGCTTCTACAACGCCGATGACTTGAAG CCGGAGGTGTCGTGGATCCCCAACAAGCACTACTCCGGCATCTACGGGCTGATGAAGCTGACGCTCACCAAGGCACTGCCCTCCAACCTCTCCAAGGTCATCGTCTTGGACACCGACATCACTTTCGCCACCGACATCGCTGAGCTCTGGGCTGTCTTCGGGAAGTTTTCTG ACAAGCAGGTGATTGGTCTAGTGGAGAACCAAAGCGACTGGTATTTAGGCAACCTCTGGAAAAATCATAAACCATGGCCGGCCTTGGGACGTGGCTTCAACACGG GGGTGATCCTGCTCCTGCTGGACCGCCTGCGTCGCCTGGGCTGGGAGCAGATGTGGCGGCTGACGGCGGAGCGGGAGCTCATGAGCATGCTCTCCACCTCACTGGCTGATCAG GACATCTTTAATGCGGTGATCAAGCAGGACCCGTCCCTGGTGTACCGGCTCCCCTGCTTCTGGAACGTGCAGCTCTCTGATCACACCCGCTCGGAGCAGTGCTACACCGAGGTCTCGGATCTCAAG GTGATCCACTGGAACTCGCCCAAGAAGCTGCGGGTGAAGAACAAGCACGTGGAGTTCTTCCGCAATCTCTACCTGACCTTCCTGGAGTACGACGGGAACCTGCTGCGCAGGGAGCTCTTCGGCTGTGCCAgtctccccagcccacccagcaACCAG ctgcagcaggcgctggagGAGTTGGATGAGGACGATCCCTGCTACGATTTTCGACGGCAGCACCTCACACAGCACCGTGTCCACCTATTCTTCCTGCAGTACGAGTTCCTGGCCCTTCCTGACCCCACCGATGTCACCCTTGTGGCCCAGCTCTCCATGGACAG GTTACAGATGTTGGAGGCCATCTGCAAACACTGGGCAGGTCCCATCAGCCTGGCGCTGTACATGTCGGATGCGGAGGCCCAGCAGTTCCTGCGCTACGCCCAGGCCtcggaggtgctgagtgctcgcCGTAACGTCGCCTACCACATCGTCTACAAAGAGGGGCAGTTCTACCCCATCAACCTCCTGCGCAACGTGGCCTTGGCCAACACGCAGACGCCATACGTCTTTCTGACAGACATTGACTTCCTGCCTATGTATGGCCTTTACGATTACCTCAG GAACTCcatccagcagctggagctgccccAGAGGAAGGCAGCTCTCATTGTGCCAGCATTCGAAACCCTGCACTACCGCTTGACCTTCCCCAAATccaaagcagagctgctctccatgcTGGACATGGGCTCTCTCTACACCTTCAG GTACCACGTGTGGCCAAAAGGCCATGCCCCAACTGACTATGCCAAGTGGCGGACGGCCACTGTGCCATACCGCGTGTCGTGGCAGCCAGACTTCGAGCCTTACGTTGTAGTGAGGCGAGACTGCCCCAAGTACGACCAGAGGTTCGTGGGCTTCGGCTGGAACAAGGTGTCCCACATCATGGAGCTGGATGCGCAG GAGTACGAGCTGCTGGTCCTGCCCAATGCCTTCATGATCCACATGCCCCACGCCCCCAGCTTCGACATCTCCAAGTTTCGCCTGAGCGCGGGGTACCGGGGCTGCCTCCAGACGCTGCGGGAGGAGTTCCACCAGGACCTGTCGCGGCGGTACGGGGCTGCCGCGCTCAAATACCTCACCGCCGAGAGGAGCCTGTGA